GAACGACGACGCGGGACGAAATCGAGGCCAGCGTCTGCGAACGGCTCGCTGCGTCCGATCTCTATCAGGACGTGTTCATCGGTGAACAGTCGTTACCGAGTGGCGGAATTGAACCCCGCACCAGTGCAAACGTCGATTCGGACTACATTGCCCGACTTAGCAGGACGGATTCGGCCGAGACGAGCACCGGCGGTGCTGCCGAAGCACTACGAACGCAAGAACTTCAACTAATCACCTCGGTCGAATCCGATCCCCGATTTCCCGACTCATTGCGAGACGAAGCACTTGCACGTGGCTTTTGTTCCGTGCTGTGTATTCCACTCGTCTATGGCGAAACAACGTATGGGGTGTTGGTTGTCCCTGCATCTCGGTCTGATGCATTCAGCGAGCGAGAACAAGCAGTCTTCGAGGAACTAGGTGAGACGATTGGATACGCGATCCATGCCGCGGAGAGTAAGAAGCTACTCCATACGGATAGTCACTACGAACTCACATTCGACCTTACCGAAACGTCAGCGTTCTTTATCACTGCATCCGCTGATTTGCAGTGCTCGATCACGCTCGAAGACCTCGTTCCATCCACGAACAAAGAACTGCTCTACTATATCACGCTAGAGAATGCCCCAGTCGACTCATTTCTCGAGTTGGCACGCCGACAACCGATCGTTAAAAAGGCCCGCTGTATCAGTACCGAATCGGAGGCCAGTTTGCTTGAAATCGTGTTTGTGGGAGCATCGACTTCCCCACAAGTGCTCATCGAACGGGGTGCCCGCATCAAACACGCGGAGGTGGTGGACGGAAGAGGGGCGTTCGTCGCTGAAGCCCCGGCTGATGCTGATATCCGAACGCTCACCGATGCTGTACAATCGGTTCATCCAAACGCTCGCCTCACGATGAAACAAGAAGTTAAGCGTTCTGTCCAGCCGCTCCGAAGGCAACATGCGCGCCTCAGGAGTCAGTTAACTGACCGCCAGCAAGCGTCCTTGACCGCAGCTTATAATGCCGGATTCTTCGAGTGGCCGCGTGAGAGTACTGGTGAAGAGGTCGCAGATTCACTCGGGGTTTCGGCACCCACGTTCCACCAGCATCTGAGAGCCAGCGAACGCAAACTGTTAGCAGTGTTCTTCGGGAAAGCAAAAGCGATGGAGTCGAATCGTTCCTAACTGTTTAGGGCAACTGCTTTTTAAGAGTGGTTTACAATGTGGATCCATGAAAACCGGGAAATCGACGAATTCGGGACACCCTTCCGAAGAGGAGGCAGTAGACCTACTGCGACATGAACACCGTCGTGCAATCATCACGTATCTCGACCAGAAACCGATCGATTGCGCCAGCTTTGGCGACCTCGTTGAATGTATCATCTCTTCGGGGTCGAAGAGAGAAACAACGTTAGATGAGCGCCGTGAGCAGGTTGCAATTGGCTTACTCCACAATCACCTGCCGAGGCTAGCGGATGCTGATGTGCTTGAATACGATCAGCGAAGTGAGACGGTTCGCTATTGGGGAGATTCTCGATTTGAATCGATCCTCGAGACGGCCAACAATGCCGAATAGAGAGTCGAAACCGGCTGTTTTTCTCTTCTGCGTCTATGAGCGCGGTTTGTAGCTTCGTATCGCTTTTCCACGGGGTGACCAATCACTCACGTCTCTCGTGTCTGGTTGTATTACTGAAACGTTATCATATTTCGGAGCGTCAGGTACAACGGGGAATCAACATGGCAGCTACAGCAACCGACAACGTCGAACTCGTTCGGGGAATCTACGAATCCTTCAATCAGGGTGATCTCGACGATGTGCTGGCCAGGATGGCCGACGATGTGACGTGGATCGAACCCGAAGGGGATCCACTCTTTGGCGGCACCTACCGCACACCCGACGATGTTCGAACACACGTGTTCATCCCAGCAGTCGAAGAATACGACGACTTTACGGTTACCCCGGAGCGCTTTATCGACGGCGGTGACACCGTCGTCGTGGAAGGTATATTCACGGGCACATCCAAGGCGGGAACACCGTTCGAACTCCCGTTTGCCCACGTGTGTGACGTGCGGGACGGGAAGATCACGCGATTTGCCAACTACGAGGATACCGCACTCTCCCAACAGACGCGAGAGGAATAGTCCCTCACGTTCCCGTTGCACCTTCTCGCTCGGACACTGGAGAGACGGGTTACGCGGCGTCAGTTGGGTCGTACGGGTGCGCGTCGTCAACTGATGGTGCCCCGATCGCGAGGATACGTGTGGCCGTTTCGGCGGTTTCGGGATTGAACGCTCGCTGCGGGCTCCCGGGGTCGACGAACAGGACTTGATCGGATTCCACAACATACGTCTCGTCGGGAGTTTCGACGTGAAGCGTCCCGTCGAGAACGTAGAATGCCTCGACTTGCTCGTCGTGGATGTGGTAGCTCAGCCCGGACTGCTCACCGGGCGAGAGTTCGTAGACCCGGAGACCGAGTTTCGAGTTCTGATAGTCGTATCCTGCGGCAACACTGAGCGACCGGACATCGGTCGGACGGTCGTCCCACTGGTCGAGGTCGGTCGGGTCGATGAGATGATATCCCATACCTATCGCTGACAGTGGTGCGTGTTTAAATGCTCGGACTAGTAGCTTGATCCCGAGTCGGTACTACGTTAGTATTGTATACTAACTCAGAACCACACGATTACTGATCGCTCGCCAGATCATCTTCAGGATGGCCACGACTGATCCTTGGGCAAAACGCTCGCCGTTTTCCGACGACCTCCGGATTTCAATCGTGTGATCGTTTCCGGAAAACACCACCGTTGCAGTCACGTGATTCGGTAGAGAGGACACTGTGGCCGTTCGGAAATAGTGTTCATACCGTGGATGGATTTGATGTGACACGAGTACTGTATTTACATTGAACAGTCTGCTTCACTCTGGATTGACAACACAGAAAGCGAATCATCAACAGTGGCGAGCAGTGTCCCCTCATCGGACTCGACCACCAGTTCAATTTGGAAAGGGCACTCGTGAACCGTGTAGTCGGGTGTTGGAAGCTCCCAATCGAATGTATCGACAGTTGCAATCTCTAACGTACGAAGAGCACACACAATCCGTACATCGTCCCTGATGGCGACGAGCGGATCGATTGCAACTTGGAATGTACATTTCAAACATTCTATTTTCGCAAACACATCGGTTTGGCTGTCGCTCTGGCTGAGAATACTGGGTGTTCCAGTAACGAGGTCACGGGTAGTCCGGGCAGTACAGAAAGGACATTGTCCGTCTCGCGCGAGAGCGAGATGCGAACGCAGGCGTCGATGGAACGTCAACAAAACGTCTGTATCACTTCGATCTGTGAGGCCGTTCGCTGGGAATGGATAGGTGTATCTGCTTGCCGGCGATTCGCAGCTCGAACATTGCACTGAAAGGAAGCCTCTTCGATACTCGACAATCAGTTTGCCATCACACGTCGGGCACGAGAAATCGACGTGGAGCGTCCGGTCAGCATCCTCCATCGGTCGGTTCGCTAGCACTGCCCGGTAGAGAGCCGTCGCGGCCGCTGTCGGAACATAGCCATCATCAACGCGTCGGATGTAACTGCCGCGTAACTCGTTGAGATGATAGTTGAACTGGCCGCTGTCTTCGATGCCAACGGTCTGCATCAACTCGGCGTAACCCCGTGGTTCCGTCCATTCGCCCTCCCACTTTTCGAACAAAGATAAAAGAATGTCTAAACGGACTTCATGGGAAAGAACGGAAAACGCTGCTCGAGGAGCAGCCAAGTCATCGGCCGTCATGGGGTTTAGATTCTTGGCGTGAATCAATGAGTGTGTGGGTCTGTGAACTGTGTTTCACAAAAAGAATATACCCTGCATTATCCATCCGGCACCATGGAAGAACATGCGGTGGATACAAGCGACGGTCCTGCCTCAGCAGTCAGATCCCTCCCGCGACGCTTACTCATTCGTCTGACTAATGTGAATATTTGGATGCTAATGGGTTTCTGGTTCACACTCGGGGGGCTCTCGCATTATCTCGGTGGACCCTGGTGGCTCGGATTTCTTTGTTTCCTCCTCGCGGGAATCCTTCCGATCGTTCTCCAAACCGTTTCTATTGAAGAGGATGATACCGAATACGAGATTACGAACCGAGAACGGGCTGTCTATGTACTTTCCGTCCTTTCTTGGTCGGTTACACCCTGGGGCGTTCTCACTCAAATCCTCCAGCTTGGTGGACAACTCGTTGCCTATGCCCGGTACCGAGGCGGGAAACCGAGTCCAGAGATTCATACACCTGAGACGGCGCTCAATCTCCCTTTCGATGGTGAGTGGACCGTCGTCAACGGCGGTATCACCAAAGACACGTCACACTCATGGGAGATACTCTCCCAGCGCTATGCATACGATTTTGTCATCACCGATGAGGATGGTAACACCCATACTGACAACGGCGAGGAATTAGACGATTACTACGCTTTCGGAAAACCAATCCGTGCGCCTGCGGATGGTACCGTAGTCGCAGTGAGTGACCGACGCCGTGACTTCCCCCACCCGGAGAGTGCGCGGATCGAGTGGCGCACGTGGGACATCGCAGGCAATCACGTTACGATCGAACACGAAGCTGGTGAATTCTCGTTCCTCGCGCACCTCAAGGCGGGAAGTACGACTGTTTCCGAGGACGATTCCGTTACGACAGGGGACGTAATTGGCCAGTGCGGGAACTCTGGACATTCGACCGAACCACACTTGCACTATCAGTTACAGGACACCAAGAATTTCTGGACGGCCGCCGGGCTGGTCCCACGCTTCATTGACGTCGATATCGACCGCGACGATGAGAAAGCGGTCAGTTATGAGCCCACCCATGACTCGAACGAGGGCGTTTATTTGTTTGCCAGTGACCGAGTAGGAGCCACAAAGTAGCGTCTGCCCATAATTGATGCGCACGTGGGGTATTCCCCCGATGAATACCGATACTGAACCAACAGAGTCCAACTATAATGGCCGCAACGGTTTCCCGCGGTGGCCGTTCGTGCAGACGGACACCGACTTGCCGAACTAACCACCGCAGTAACCGTTTTGCTGCAAAGTACCGTCTGTCAGTAGTCCTCACTAGGGACGACCACTATATCACTGTCAGACTGAAGCGATCGAGTGTAAACTCTCATGAGAGAGTACTCCGACGCTCGGTATCGAATCCGAGGTATCCGACTGTGGTGGCAACTCAACGAAATAACGCGATACACATCCGCTAGTTTCGGCAAAAATCTCTCGCGATCTGAAGACGGTGTCGATACAGGCACTTAAGTAGATATTCGCTCGGAATCAATGCCCACATACGATGCCACGTATACAGCTCAAAATCAACGCCGCTGTGTCACAGGACCGGCTGGCCGCTGCCTCTATAGAATTCCCGGATGAAGAGTCGGGTCGTTCATAGTGCCACCACCAGTTTTGAAGAACGAACCAGCCTCAGTAAGCATGGTCTTGGCAGGAATGCACGTGAGTGTAGCGGTCATCAGCGTCATCCTATTGACTCGAATATCCGAAACCGCATCAGAATCCGGTAATCCTCGCTGAACAATATTTTTGTATTACTACATATCAATTTGCACCCATCGATCGAAATTCTATTTTAAAGTACTTTTCCAGCCGTCAAAGCTGCCTTCGATTGTACCTGCTCTAATGCCCCCTCACTAAGGGCGCGCGCCGACATGACCGACATCCCTGGAGAGCGAGGCTGTCAGGCCGAGTAAGTCGGCGTAGTCGCAAAGTAATAAACGGAGGAGTGAAAGTCGTAATGAGGGTTCGGCATGGTTGATCCCTGTTATTATTGGATAGGGGTTTTTCTCCGCCGACATCGTGGAGGGGTTATGGATGGCATCCACGACCTCGGTGGGATGGACGGGTTCGACGACCTCCCACCAGACGAACCCGACGATGCATCACCGTTTCACCAAGACTGGGAGGGACGCGTCTACGCACTGTTCGTCACCGGTATCGCCAGTGGTGCGTTCAATCTAGACGAGTTCCGCTACACGCTCGAACAGCACAATCCCGAATTTTATCTGGAAAGGTCGTACTACGAGCGCTGGCTCACAGGCATTGAATCGCTCCTCCTCGACGCTGGCGTCATCGACCGTGGCGAACTCGCAGACCGAGTAACAGCGTTCGAGTGTGGAGAGGCCGAGATTTCCGACAAACCCGGCCCGTCTCTGGACGAACTCACCGAAGGAGTCGCTAAGGTCTACCAATCGGGACGCGTACGGGAAACCCCTGTGTTTGAACCCGGTGACGAGGTCGAAGTCCGAAATGACCATCCGAAGGGCCACACCCGGTGTCCGAGGTACATCCGTGGCATCCGGGGAACGATTCATGCCCATCGAGGAACTCACGTCCTACCGGACGCGAGTGCCCACGGAGAGGACCGTGCGGAACCACTCTACAACGTCAAATTCGACGCCGCCAACGTTTGGGGTGCCAACCATACCGATGCCGACGCCGTCCACATCGAACTCTGGGAAAGTTACCTTAGCAAACCATGACAGACACATCAGATTCCACCACCGAGACGAACGACCTTCATGACCACGACCCCGAGGCCCGAGCCAGGGCACTCCAATCACTGCTGACTGAGAAGGGATTGTTGAGCACCGATGCCGTAGACGACGTGATTTCTACGTATGAGGAAGCGGTCGGCCCGTTGATCGGCGCAAAAGTAGTCGCGCGGGCTTGGACCGGCCCAGACTTCAAAGAGCGTCTCCTCGAGAACGGAATCGAGGCAGTGGCCCACCTTGACGTGGCGGTCAGCGACGAGGTGATGGAACTGCGAGTCGTCGAGAATACACCCAAGACGCACAATCTCGTGGTTTGTACGCTTTGCTCGTGTTATCCGTGGGCGGTCCTTGGACTTCCCCCCACCTGGTATAAAACACCGGCTTACCGCTCGCGGGCCGTCGACGAACCCCGAGCGCTGCTTCGCGAGGAGTTCGATACCGAGATTCCCGGCGATGTCGAGTTGGAAGTGTGGGACAGTAACTCCGAGATTCGGTATATGGTGTTACCCCAACGCCCACCCGGAACCGATCAGCTGAGCGAAACCGAACTCCGGGACATCGTGACGCGCAACGCCATGTTGGGGGTGGAGCGGCTCGTATGACTGATTCCACGCCAGAACCCGGTGACGAGGCACCGACGTTCGACGCCCCGTGGCAGGCACGTGCGTTCGCCCTCGCAGTTGCCCTCACCGACGAACTCGGCGATGAGACCCTCACCTGGGAGGAGTTCCAGACTCGTCTCATCGAGGAAGTGAACGCCGACCGGGAGAACGGCGAACCGAATACGGTCTACTACCGCCAATGGTTAACCGCGCTCGAACGGTCGTTGGTCGAACGAGGGATTCTCGACTACGGTGATCTCGCGGCCCGCGTCGCGGCGTTCGAAAACGGTGACCGAGACGGCCACGAGTTCGTCGAAGGGGACCCCCACGCTCATGCAGACCGCCTGCCAGATGGCCACGCCGAAGGAAATCATCACGACCACGAAATTACCGCGAATAAAAGCGATAGGCAGCCACACTGAAGTTCAGGTCACGATGTTCTACTCTCCGAGGACGGGTCGGGTGGGAACGGTATTACTGGGGCCGCAAAACCTGCTAGTATGCCCGACCGATGGACAGTCGGTCTATATTCGCTAGGAGAACAGTCAGCCTGCAGAAACAGGGTACCCACCTCGACGTCAAACACCCCGTCCTTCAAGTGGTTCCGACAGTGGAAAGAGATCAACATTAGCCAGCCTGAAAGTACACGTCGCACGTCCAGTTCTAACTGTTCGGTTTCTCCGACAACGATGCTAAGCCACTGTGTAGCATAGAGAATAAACGGGGGTGAATCATCCGATGGCAGACACAACACTACCACATTCAGGTGGAGAGACGGAAATCGTAATCTCAGCGGATAGTACGCCAATTGCATTCGAACGAACGGGGAACGGTCCACCGCTCGTACTCGTGCACGGGGTTACCCATGTTCACGAGTTCTGGGACTTGACCGGCGTTCGATCTGCCTTTGCAGAACACTTCACGGTCTACGCACTTGATCGACGTGGTCGCGGTGAAAGCGGCGACGCCACCGAGTACGACCTGGCACGGGAAGCTGAGGACGTAGTTGCGGTCGTCGATTCGATCAGCGAACCAGTAGTTCTGCTTGGCCATTCCGGTGGCGCCCTCTATTCGCTGGAAGCGGCCCTGCGAACCGACAACCTACGCAAACTCGTTGTAAATGAACCACCAATACAGATCAGCGAACAGGAACTTGAGGTCAAAGAGGTGGTCGATGAAATGAATCGGTTGTTGGACGACGGTAAAAATGAGCAAGCGCTCATGCTGTTCCTGCAGGCAGAAGCCCACCTTACACCGAACGAAATCGACGTGGCTCGCTCGGCTCCGATCTGGCAGGATATGGTAGACGCAGCTCATACGTTGCCCCGCGAGTGGCAAGCGATCGCGGAGTACGAGTTCAATCCTGCTCGGTTTGCGGACGTGACCACGCCGACCCTAGTGTTGGGCGGTGGCGAAAGTCCCCCATTCTACAAGCATGCGACGGAAGCAGTCACCGAGGCACTCCCGAATAGTCAGCTCATTAGGTTCGACGGGCAATCACACGAGCCGATGAACACCGCGCCAGACCGCTTTATCGAGGAGGTACTCACGTTTATCCGTGACTCGGACTAACGTTTCGGTGATCGATCGTCTCCTCGTTTCGACATCGATTTGACAAGTAAATCTAGTATAGATGGTCGAGAATAGGTACCGCGAATAGACCACTCCGTCGCGATGAATTCGGGTTGATATCTGATGTACTTTTCTTGCCAGATTACCAGCGGAAACGTCCAACAGCTGGGTCGTCAACTCAGAACACTTCTGCACGTTCTCAAGCAAACCGCTCTCAACGATTCCGATCGAGAGATATCGATCACACCGTTGTAATAGAGGCGAATCGAAGGATCGTCCCCTCTCTCGCAGAAAAAGACGCATTCCACTGTAACTAATCGATTACCACTACCATGTGCCATCGGCAATGCAGTGTGAATATCGAGTGGTGGCGTTGCCGAAGTAGGGAGAATGATGGCATTCATTACATGACCGGCGGATTTCGTCCTTGGTTACGAACAGATGAGACAGGCGTGGTCAGTATAAACACAAAGGACGATATTCGAACACGGAAGTATCAAATCGTCGGGACGCTCGACGCGTCCATCCGAGGACGAGTCGATCCAGAAGACTGCGATTGCGATGGCCTCGGTGACATCCCGCGCAGATCGTGCGGAGAAAAGGACGGATTTGCTGAACTAACCATCGTTCATTCGGTTTCTCGAATTTTACCGAATGGCTGTCACCAGCCCAGTAAAAATTATTTCCCATCGGTGGGTTTGATGAAACATCTTCACTTACACTCCACTTGGCGCTACTATTTCTTCACTGCGAACCTAGGCTATAGTGGAGGACTGGCCTCCGAAAGGGGCACATAGCATGAGTAACAAAAAAAGGTCGAGAGAGATAACTACCGTTCCAGAAACGCGAGTGAAACCTGCCGCTTGGGCATGGCGGGCGCACTCGGAAAGTAGAGTCAGGCCACGAGAACGGCTTGCGGAGGATGAAGAGATAGCCCAGAACGCATTAAACCACGTGCGACCGGTCGAAATGGCGCCGTCCGCCCCGCTGAACCTTCAGGATTGTATAATAGATACGATACAGATGAGGACGACGAAATGACGTACGCAATTGAGACCTCCGGTCTGCGCAAGTCATTCGGGGATACACTCGCCGTAGATTGCATCGACCTCCAGATACCCCGTGGAACCGTGTTCGGTCTCCTCGGTCCCAATGGTGCTGGAAAAACGACGACGATTCGAATGCTCGCGACGCTGCTCCGCCCAGATTCGGGCACCGCAACCGTTCTTGGACACGACGTCGTACAGGATGCGGCTGCGGTTCGCGGGAAAGTAAGCCTCACTGGCCAGTATGCTTCCATCGACGAGGAGCTGACTGGGCACGAAAATCTTGTCCTCGTCGGGCGCCTGCTCGGTTTTTCGTGGCGCAGCGCCAGTAAGCGCGCCGACGAGCTACTCGCCTCCTTCGGCCTCACCGAGGCCGCCGGACGCCAGGTGCGGACGTACTCCGGCGGCATGAAGCGCCGACTCGACGTCGCTGCGAGTTTAGTCGTCACTCCCGAAGTGCTTTTTTTGGACGAACCGACGACGGGTCTCGACCCCCGTAGCCGGAACCAAGTCTGGGCGATCATCCGTGCCATTGCCGCCGAGGGAACGACCGTACTCCTTACTACGCAGTATCTGGACGAGGCGGATCGGTTGGCAGACCGGCTCGCCGTGATCGACAACGGGCGAGTTATCGCCGAGGGAACGAGCCGCGAGCTGAAAGCTGCCATAGGCGCAAGCACGCTCCACATACGTCTGCACAACCCGGAACAGCAGGCGGAGGCTAAGACCATTCTTACGGATCTTCTCGGCGTGGAGATTCTCGACGGAGACGACCGTGACACGCTTTCTGCCAGCGTCATGGATGACGAGAGCGCGGCAGCGGTGCTCCCGGCGCTTGCGCACGCCGAGGTACGTGTCGCTGAGTTCTCCCTTGGACAGGCTAGTTTAGACGAGGTGTTCCTTGCCCTGACTGGGCATCCCGCGAAGAACCAAACCGAAGAGGTAGCAGCATGAGCACCGAGACCAGGGAGACGTCGGTCATTACGGAGGAGGATCTGGCTGATGTCCTCTCACACGATGAACGTCCGCCACGTGCTGGCCCCGTCTCTGCATCGGTGACACTCGGGTGGAGAGCCCTCTTGAAGATCAAGCATGTCCCATTTCAGTTGTTCGACGTCACGGCGTTCCCGCTTATGTTCACGCTGCTGTTCACCTTCCTCTTTGGTGGCGCTCTCGCGGGGTCGCCACGCGAGTATATCCAGTTTCTCTTACCAGGTATCCTCGTACAGTCCATCGTCTTCATTACAGTCTACACTGGATTTGGGCTCAATACGGACATCGATAACGGCCTGTTCGACCGCTTTCAGTCGCTCCCAATCTGGCAACCCGCACCTATCGTTGGCGCTCTCTTAGGCGACGTCATGCGCTACTCCATCGCTGCGGCAATGGTCATCGGGCTCGGCGTCATACTCGGCTTCAGGCCAGGGGCCGGTATTGTGGGCGTGCTACTCGCGATGGTGCTCGTCCTCGTGTTCGCGTTCAGCCTCTCTTGGATCTGGATCGTCGTCGGGTTGACCGTCGAAAAGCCAGAGTCAGTCATGACTATGAGCTTCCTCCTCCTATTCCCGCTCACGTTCGTATCTAACATCTTTGTCGACCCCGCGACCATGCCGGGGTGGCTTCAGATCGTGGTCGACATCAACCCGGTTACACATCTCGCGGACGCTACCCGTGGTCTCATGCATGGCGGCGTTGAGTTTGTGGATATTGCATGGGTACTTGCCGCCTCCGCTGTGATTGTCGCTGTCTTCGCACCGCTTTCGCTCCGGAAGTACCGCGAGGAGCGGTAGCTTCGATTCCGGGCGAGATCACTTCCTACGACTCTGTTGGCTCGCCGGGCACGAGGTGGTACACAAGAAATCATGAACTAGCTGGCGATTGGTAGCTATTGTATTTATTTTTGTTTGGAAGGTTTATGTCAATTTTCAGATGTGTAGATCGCCCATCCCATAGTAAAGAACACGATTAAATAGGTACATCGCCTAGGTGATAGAGCAAGCGAGAAACGGCTGCGATACTACCATTTGTACACGATTGGTCCGTTTAGTATCGCAGTTAGAGTTAGGTGGGGGTAGAAATTATGGTTCAAATACTATATGTTATAGAGCAAAAATTCATGCGGAAAACGTTCGAATCGATCGACAGGCACGTCGACGTCTCGTCGGCATATATGCCAGTCCATCCGGAAGCTCGCGATTGCAGCGATAGTATTCCACAGATAGACGTCGATGAGGTGATGGATATCGACCGAAACGTACGCGACATTGATCCGGCGGTTGTCGTGTACAACCATCGTTATCGAATCGAGGATATCGATTTTTACGACGAGTACCCTCTCGTCCATATCCGCCACGGTGCATCCATTGGACGCGGAGAAGTAGACGTAACTGTCGCATCGATCGGTCACGCTATCGATGTCGCCCTTGCGCCGGGTGAGCGGTGGGCGCGGCGATATCGAGAAGCGTTTCCCGACGACGTTCGCGTCGCGGTCGTTGGTATTCCGGAAGCCGACG
The window above is part of the Haladaptatus caseinilyticus genome. Proteins encoded here:
- a CDS encoding DUF7344 domain-containing protein, whose protein sequence is MKTGKSTNSGHPSEEEAVDLLRHEHRRAIITYLDQKPIDCASFGDLVECIISSGSKRETTLDERREQVAIGLLHNHLPRLADADVLEYDQRSETVRYWGDSRFESILETANNAE
- a CDS encoding nuclear transport factor 2 family protein, whose translation is MAATATDNVELVRGIYESFNQGDLDDVLARMADDVTWIEPEGDPLFGGTYRTPDDVRTHVFIPAVEEYDDFTVTPERFIDGGDTVVVEGIFTGTSKAGTPFELPFAHVCDVRDGKITRFANYEDTALSQQTREE
- a CDS encoding cupin domain-containing protein, encoding MGYHLIDPTDLDQWDDRPTDVRSLSVAAGYDYQNSKLGLRVYELSPGEQSGLSYHIHDEQVEAFYVLDGTLHVETPDETYVVESDQVLFVDPGSPQRAFNPETAETATRILAIGAPSVDDAHPYDPTDAA
- a CDS encoding DUF7351 domain-containing protein gives rise to the protein MTADDLAAPRAAFSVLSHEVRLDILLSLFEKWEGEWTEPRGYAELMQTVGIEDSGQFNYHLNELRGSYIRRVDDGYVPTAAATALYRAVLANRPMEDADRTLHVDFSCPTCDGKLIVEYRRGFLSVQCSSCESPASRYTYPFPANGLTDRSDTDVLLTFHRRLRSHLALARDGQCPFCTARTTRDLVTGTPSILSQSDSQTDVFAKIECLKCTFQVAIDPLVAIRDDVRIVCALRTLEIATVDTFDWELPTPDYTVHECPFQIELVVESDEGTLLATVDDSLSVLSIQSEADCSM
- a CDS encoding M23 family metallopeptidase is translated as MGFWFTLGGLSHYLGGPWWLGFLCFLLAGILPIVLQTVSIEEDDTEYEITNRERAVYVLSVLSWSVTPWGVLTQILQLGGQLVAYARYRGGKPSPEIHTPETALNLPFDGEWTVVNGGITKDTSHSWEILSQRYAYDFVITDEDGNTHTDNGEELDDYYAFGKPIRAPADGTVVAVSDRRRDFPHPESARIEWRTWDIAGNHVTIEHEAGEFSFLAHLKAGSTTVSEDDSVTTGDVIGQCGNSGHSTEPHLHYQLQDTKNFWTAAGLVPRFIDVDIDRDDEKAVSYEPTHDSNEGVYLFASDRVGATK
- the nthB gene encoding nitrile hydratase subunit beta; the encoded protein is MDGIHDLGGMDGFDDLPPDEPDDASPFHQDWEGRVYALFVTGIASGAFNLDEFRYTLEQHNPEFYLERSYYERWLTGIESLLLDAGVIDRGELADRVTAFECGEAEISDKPGPSLDELTEGVAKVYQSGRVRETPVFEPGDEVEVRNDHPKGHTRCPRYIRGIRGTIHAHRGTHVLPDASAHGEDRAEPLYNVKFDAANVWGANHTDADAVHIELWESYLSKP
- the nthA gene encoding nitrile hydratase subunit alpha; the protein is MTDTSDSTTETNDLHDHDPEARARALQSLLTEKGLLSTDAVDDVISTYEEAVGPLIGAKVVARAWTGPDFKERLLENGIEAVAHLDVAVSDEVMELRVVENTPKTHNLVVCTLCSCYPWAVLGLPPTWYKTPAYRSRAVDEPRALLREEFDTEIPGDVELEVWDSNSEIRYMVLPQRPPGTDQLSETELRDIVTRNAMLGVERLV
- a CDS encoding nitrile hydratase accessory protein, which codes for MTDSTPEPGDEAPTFDAPWQARAFALAVALTDELGDETLTWEEFQTRLIEEVNADRENGEPNTVYYRQWLTALERSLVERGILDYGDLAARVAAFENGDRDGHEFVEGDPHAHADRLPDGHAEGNHHDHEITANKSDRQPH
- a CDS encoding alpha/beta fold hydrolase, giving the protein MADTTLPHSGGETEIVISADSTPIAFERTGNGPPLVLVHGVTHVHEFWDLTGVRSAFAEHFTVYALDRRGRGESGDATEYDLAREAEDVVAVVDSISEPVVLLGHSGGALYSLEAALRTDNLRKLVVNEPPIQISEQELEVKEVVDEMNRLLDDGKNEQALMLFLQAEAHLTPNEIDVARSAPIWQDMVDAAHTLPREWQAIAEYEFNPARFADVTTPTLVLGGGESPPFYKHATEAVTEALPNSQLIRFDGQSHEPMNTAPDRFIEEVLTFIRDSD
- a CDS encoding ATP-binding cassette domain-containing protein encodes the protein MTYAIETSGLRKSFGDTLAVDCIDLQIPRGTVFGLLGPNGAGKTTTIRMLATLLRPDSGTATVLGHDVVQDAAAVRGKVSLTGQYASIDEELTGHENLVLVGRLLGFSWRSASKRADELLASFGLTEAAGRQVRTYSGGMKRRLDVAASLVVTPEVLFLDEPTTGLDPRSRNQVWAIIRAIAAEGTTVLLTTQYLDEADRLADRLAVIDNGRVIAEGTSRELKAAIGASTLHIRLHNPEQQAEAKTILTDLLGVEILDGDDRDTLSASVMDDESAAAVLPALAHAEVRVAEFSLGQASLDEVFLALTGHPAKNQTEEVAA
- a CDS encoding ABC transporter permease; the protein is MSTETRETSVITEEDLADVLSHDERPPRAGPVSASVTLGWRALLKIKHVPFQLFDVTAFPLMFTLLFTFLFGGALAGSPREYIQFLLPGILVQSIVFITVYTGFGLNTDIDNGLFDRFQSLPIWQPAPIVGALLGDVMRYSIAAAMVIGLGVILGFRPGAGIVGVLLAMVLVLVFAFSLSWIWIVVGLTVEKPESVMTMSFLLLFPLTFVSNIFVDPATMPGWLQIVVDINPVTHLADATRGLMHGGVEFVDIAWVLAASAVIVAVFAPLSLRKYREER